One window of Thalassovita mediterranea genomic DNA carries:
- a CDS encoding DUF4128 domain-containing protein — MATDDEYKIARALSAHLDGLTTTPATEIAYPNENFKPTAYPYLKANVIPARPGRTTESGDLKRHVGIMQVDVVMQKGAGVMQGHKIAGQIIDRFKQSTQIFTTDETQCIQITEPPWQTAPLVGEDEVSIPVQIPYSSFSTVS; from the coding sequence ATGGCCACCGATGACGAATACAAGATCGCGCGAGCGCTTTCGGCCCATCTGGACGGTCTCACGACCACACCAGCGACAGAGATTGCTTACCCGAACGAGAACTTCAAACCGACAGCCTACCCCTATCTGAAGGCAAATGTCATCCCGGCACGTCCTGGGCGAACCACAGAGAGTGGCGACCTGAAGCGCCATGTCGGCATCATGCAGGTCGATGTGGTGATGCAGAAGGGCGCTGGCGTCATGCAGGGCCACAAGATCGCGGGCCAGATCATAGACCGGTTCAAGCAGAGCACGCAGATTTTCACGACAGACGAAACCCAGTGCATCCAGATCACTGAGCCGCCTTGGCAGACCGCTCCGCTCGTTGGCGAAGACGAAGTCAGCATCCCTGTCCAGATCCCATACTCAAGCTTTTCAACAGTCAGCTAA